From a region of the Acinetobacter larvae genome:
- a CDS encoding tyrosine-type recombinase/integrase: MLTDAQIRKIKPLEKKKRYSDEKGLYLEVTPAGGKFWRLKYRFDGRESTLTIGSYPEITLAQARRARDEARIQLYSNIDPNAVKNQRLQQIDENILFKSLAMEWMEDRKAVIKETTYLRDLSVFEKDLFPALGNLPIDQINGKDVLACAKKIEQRGAQEMAKRSIPLAGRIFRFAIRKGIIEHDPTPHLQEALKPRKVKHMARLDISEFPAFLERMDRYHGNLIIKSALQLMTITFVRTAELRLMEWSEVDFENRLWRIPAEKMKMALPHIVPLSKQAIDILELIRPITGIKQYVFYNYSTAKPISSNALLCAIRTMGYNGRMTGHGFRGLASTTLHEQGYMHDAIEVQLAHKVGNAVSQAYNHAQHMDYRIKMMQEWSDFIDSMRNNVIPFPKAKLA; this comes from the coding sequence ATGCTCACAGATGCTCAAATTAGAAAGATCAAGCCACTTGAAAAGAAGAAACGCTATTCTGATGAGAAAGGCTTGTATCTAGAAGTCACTCCAGCTGGTGGTAAATTTTGGCGTTTGAAGTACCGATTTGACGGGCGTGAAAGCACATTAACCATTGGCAGCTATCCTGAAATTACATTAGCACAAGCTCGCCGTGCCCGTGATGAGGCTCGTATTCAGCTTTACAGCAATATTGATCCTAATGCGGTCAAGAACCAACGCTTACAACAAATTGATGAAAATATTCTTTTTAAATCACTTGCTATGGAGTGGATGGAAGATCGTAAAGCCGTTATCAAAGAAACTACCTACTTACGTGATCTATCAGTATTTGAGAAAGACTTATTCCCTGCTCTTGGGAACTTGCCTATTGATCAAATCAATGGGAAAGATGTTCTTGCGTGTGCCAAGAAAATTGAACAACGTGGCGCACAAGAAATGGCTAAACGCTCTATCCCTTTGGCTGGGCGTATTTTTCGTTTTGCAATCCGTAAAGGCATAATTGAACATGATCCTACACCTCACTTACAAGAGGCGCTAAAGCCCCGTAAAGTGAAACATATGGCACGTTTAGATATTTCTGAATTTCCTGCTTTTCTTGAAAGAATGGATCGCTATCATGGCAATTTAATTATCAAATCTGCATTACAACTCATGACGATTACCTTTGTCAGAACCGCTGAGCTTAGGCTAATGGAATGGAGTGAGGTTGATTTTGAAAATCGACTATGGCGTATTCCTGCTGAGAAAATGAAAATGGCTCTACCGCACATCGTTCCACTATCAAAGCAAGCAATAGATATATTAGAGCTGATTCGCCCAATTACGGGTATCAAACAATATGTTTTTTATAATTACAGCACGGCGAAACCGATTAGTAGTAATGCATTATTATGTGCAATCCGCACAATGGGATATAACGGCAGAATGACTGGTCATGGCTTTCGGGGGCTAGCCTCAACCACACTACATGAACAAGGCTACATGCACGATGCTATTGAAGTCCAATTAGCGCATAAAGTTGGTAACGCAGTGTCTCAAGCCTATAACCATGCTCAACATATGGACTATCGAATCAAGATGATGCAAGAGTGGTCAGATTTTATTGATAGTATGCGGAATAATGTGATTCCTTTTCCTAAAGCAAAATTAGCCTGA
- a CDS encoding potassium transporter Kup produces MQSSAKKAAMPAITLAALGVVFGDIGTSPLYALRQCFSAAHIAISEATVMGILSLIFWCMMLTISFKYVTVIMRADNNGEGGIMSLLALNLRSTRIAEDKKIYLIALGFIGASLFFGDGIITPAISVLSAIEGLSIATPMFNHWLMPLAIGILTGLFLLQRHGTATMGKFFGPITLLWFLSIGLLGLLSIAQTPFVLAMMSPHWAISFVVQQPYVAFLTMGAVILTMTGGEALYADMGHFGRMPIKLAWFMIVLPCLLLNYAGQGALLLRDPNAIANPFYMLVPNWALYPMIGLATAAAVIASQAVITGVFSMANQAIQLRYLPRLTVRHTSDVEQGQIYVPFINWVLFISVLILILLFHNSNNLASAYGVAVTMTMLCGTILISILAYGFWRWPIWKVALFAIPFLVIDLVFVASTSLKIVAGGWVPILIGAVMFTILMTWKDGRAIVLQRLEKDALPMDVFIKSINLSPDFIFVPGHAVYLTGTPNIVPHAMLHNIKHNKVLHEKNILVTVVTRDVPYVPPIERIRVEQLEQRFYRIFVYYGFKDQPNIPKALTQAYEQMGIELDMMQMSFFISRDRLIHTVGDGMAPWREKLFISMQRNTSPVSDFYQIPPNRVVEMGSQIEI; encoded by the coding sequence ATGCAAAGTTCTGCTAAAAAAGCTGCAATGCCAGCGATCACCCTCGCAGCTTTAGGTGTTGTATTTGGAGATATCGGCACTAGCCCGCTTTATGCTTTGCGGCAATGCTTTTCGGCTGCGCATATTGCGATATCAGAGGCGACGGTGATGGGGATTTTATCACTGATCTTCTGGTGTATGATGCTGACCATCAGCTTTAAATACGTCACAGTCATCATGCGCGCCGACAATAATGGCGAAGGTGGCATTATGTCTCTGTTGGCACTCAATCTACGTTCTACACGGATTGCCGAAGATAAAAAAATCTATCTAATTGCCTTGGGCTTTATCGGTGCCTCTTTGTTTTTTGGTGATGGCATTATTACCCCAGCGATTTCAGTATTATCCGCGATTGAAGGGCTTAGTATTGCCACACCGATGTTTAATCATTGGTTAATGCCATTAGCGATTGGTATTTTGACGGGATTATTTTTGCTACAACGTCATGGTACGGCAACCATGGGTAAATTCTTTGGTCCAATCACTTTATTGTGGTTCTTGTCGATTGGTTTGCTCGGATTATTGAGTATTGCGCAAACGCCTTTTGTTTTGGCGATGATGAGTCCACATTGGGCGATTAGTTTTGTCGTACAACAGCCTTATGTTGCATTTTTGACGATGGGGGCGGTTATTCTAACCATGACAGGTGGCGAGGCGCTCTATGCAGATATGGGGCATTTTGGGCGGATGCCGATTAAACTGGCTTGGTTTATGATTGTATTGCCGTGTTTGTTGTTGAATTATGCAGGACAAGGGGCGCTGTTATTACGTGATCCGAATGCGATTGCCAATCCATTTTATATGTTGGTACCCAATTGGGCACTTTATCCAATGATTGGTTTGGCGACCGCTGCTGCTGTAATTGCATCACAAGCTGTGATTACGGGTGTATTTTCGATGGCGAATCAAGCCATCCAATTACGTTATTTGCCACGCCTGACTGTGCGCCATACCTCAGATGTAGAGCAGGGGCAGATTTATGTGCCTTTTATTAACTGGGTGTTATTTATTTCCGTCTTAATCCTGATTTTGTTATTTCATAATAGTAATAATCTGGCCAGTGCCTATGGTGTAGCGGTGACGATGACCATGCTCTGTGGCACAATTTTAATTTCCATTTTGGCTTATGGTTTCTGGCGTTGGCCGATTTGGAAAGTTGCATTATTTGCTATTCCATTTTTAGTGATTGATTTAGTTTTCGTAGCATCGACATCATTAAAAATCGTTGCAGGGGGCTGGGTACCAATTTTAATAGGTGCCGTGATGTTTACGATTTTAATGACATGGAAAGATGGTCGCGCCATAGTCTTACAGCGTTTAGAGAAAGACGCTTTGCCCATGGATGTCTTTATTAAAAGTATTAACTTAAGTCCAGATTTTATTTTTGTACCTGGGCATGCAGTTTATTTGACTGGAACGCCGAATATTGTGCCACATGCGATGTTACATAATATTAAGCATAATAAAGTATTGCATGAAAAAAATATCTTAGTGACTGTCGTAACACGTGATGTACCCTATGTTCCGCCTATAGAGCGGATACGTGTTGAGCAGCTTGAACAGCGTTTCTATCGTATTTTTGTGTACTATGGTTTTAAAGATCAGCCCAATATTCCTAAAGCATTAACACAAGCTTATGAGCAAATGGGCATTGAGTTAGATATGATGCAAATGAGTTTCTTTATTTCCAGAGACCGTTTGATTCATACCGTAGGGGATGGTATGGCACCGTGGCGAGAAAAATTATTTATTTCTATGCAACGTAATACCAGTCCAGTGAGTGATTTTTATCAGATCCCACCCAATCGGGTAGTAGAAATGGGTAGCCAAATCGAAATTTAA
- a CDS encoding DNA/RNA non-specific endonuclease has translation MARKKKVMGVNATALQVLIGLVLAGASALFFGKEQVTQYIPSLAQNNNRCLSQFYADQPPYLSRASLEQNSFPLCFNGFNVMYSGISKTPLWTAEHLTVSRLSQKIPREDQFHEESRVPQQYRALLSDYRGSGYDRGHMAPNGDMGDRASQKDSFSLANMVPQAPKNNQEVWRKLEEATRSLVLKNKQEIYVVTGPVYRSKKLKTIGKGVIVPDATYKVLYIPKTGVLSAYYAPNNNSLQVQVISVCQLEEYTGINFFPSLSTDQKRNVYRLPLSAAQVKANKPIAYDRWDGSSRCAEAVSSERVQKLQKRFQSSTSDGNIENQSTLNSQANASESELQQLIKNVLRQLLAQL, from the coding sequence ATGGCAAGAAAAAAGAAAGTCATGGGAGTCAATGCAACAGCATTACAAGTGTTGATTGGCTTGGTGTTGGCAGGTGCATCGGCCCTGTTTTTTGGAAAAGAGCAAGTCACCCAATATATACCGTCACTTGCGCAAAATAATAACCGTTGTTTATCGCAATTTTATGCAGATCAGCCGCCCTATTTAAGTCGTGCCAGCTTAGAGCAAAATAGTTTTCCTTTATGTTTTAATGGCTTCAATGTCATGTACTCCGGGATATCTAAAACACCTTTATGGACGGCCGAGCATTTGACTGTAAGTCGCCTAAGTCAAAAAATTCCGCGCGAAGATCAGTTTCATGAAGAAAGCCGTGTACCGCAACAGTACCGTGCATTATTAAGTGATTATCGGGGTTCTGGCTATGATCGAGGGCACATGGCACCAAATGGTGATATGGGTGATCGTGCCTCACAAAAAGACAGTTTCTCTTTGGCCAATATGGTGCCACAAGCGCCTAAAAATAATCAGGAAGTTTGGCGTAAGTTAGAAGAAGCTACGCGCAGTTTGGTGCTGAAAAATAAGCAAGAAATTTATGTGGTGACGGGGCCAGTGTATCGCTCGAAGAAATTGAAAACGATTGGTAAAGGTGTGATCGTCCCAGATGCGACCTATAAAGTCTTGTATATCCCGAAAACGGGTGTGCTTAGTGCCTATTATGCTCCGAACAATAATTCATTACAGGTGCAAGTAATCAGTGTATGCCAGCTGGAAGAATATACTGGGATTAACTTTTTCCCCAGCTTAAGCACGGATCAAAAGCGTAATGTTTATCGTCTGCCTTTGTCTGCTGCACAGGTTAAAGCCAATAAGCCAATTGCGTATGATCGTTGGGATGGTAGCAGTCGTTGTGCGGAGGCGGTCAGTTCAGAGCGGGTGCAGAAATTACAAAAACGGTTTCAGTCGAGTACATCTGATGGCAATATTGAAAATCAGAGTACACTGAATAGCCAAGCCAATGCTTCAGAAAGCGAGTTGCAGCAACTTATTAAAAATGTACTACGGCAATTGCTGGCTCAACTGTAA
- the hisF gene encoding imidazole glycerol phosphate synthase subunit HisF: protein MLAKRIIPCLDVDNGRVVKGVQFLDIRDAGDPVEVARRYNEQGADEITFLDITATSSGRDTTYRTVERMAESVFVPLTVGGGVRKVEDIRLLLNAGADKVSINSAAVFQPEFVLEASQRFGAQCIVVAIDAKKVAPQQWEIFTHGGRKATGIDAIQWAVKMAEYGAGELLITSMDADGTKAGYDLELMRHINDRVSVPTIASGGVGNLQHLADGVLKGGADAVLAASIFHFGQHTIPEAKRYMADQGIVMRL, encoded by the coding sequence ATGCTTGCCAAACGGATTATCCCCTGTCTAGATGTCGATAACGGTCGCGTTGTGAAGGGTGTGCAGTTCCTTGATATACGTGATGCTGGTGACCCTGTCGAGGTTGCACGACGTTATAACGAACAAGGCGCAGATGAAATTACCTTTTTAGATATTACAGCGACATCCAGTGGTCGTGATACCACCTATCGCACAGTGGAACGCATGGCAGAGTCCGTCTTTGTACCGCTGACGGTAGGCGGTGGTGTACGCAAGGTCGAAGATATTCGTCTTTTACTCAATGCTGGTGCAGACAAAGTCAGTATTAACTCTGCGGCGGTCTTTCAACCAGAGTTTGTTTTAGAAGCCTCGCAACGCTTTGGTGCCCAATGTATTGTGGTGGCGATTGATGCCAAAAAAGTCGCTCCACAACAATGGGAAATTTTTACCCATGGCGGACGTAAAGCCACTGGGATCGATGCAATTCAATGGGCGGTCAAAATGGCAGAATACGGCGCAGGTGAATTACTCATCACCTCAATGGATGCCGATGGCACCAAAGCCGGTTATGACTTAGAACTGATGCGTCACATTAATGATCGTGTCTCGGTTCCCACCATTGCCTCTGGTGGCGTCGGAAATTTACAACATCTGGCAGATGGCGTGTTAAAAGGTGGTGCCGATGCGGTCTTAGCCGCCAGTATTTTCCACTTTGGTCAACATACTATTCCTGAAGCGAAACGCTATATGGCCGATCAAGGCATTGTCATGCGATTGTAA
- a CDS encoding homoserine kinase, with the protein MSVYTSLSLKQVQDFASAFSLDVLELIPIQGGIQNTNYFLRCADADYVLTLFEDMSAEQAAEIIPALDQLVAQGVAVPAPLKINGQALHVLADKPAQITPRVLGEHPETTTVAQVRAIAQAQARMHLALKDFPLTRQFNRNHDYWYAVAKQLQPQMSTEDAALLQQLIERFAEIRQQYPDRPRGLIHSDLFRDNTLFIGDDLQGILDFYEMNHDELLFDVAISINDFCSDYPDVSLNDEKAAAFLEAYQQLRPFTADEQACLDSYLAAMAGRFWLLRLSVVLKNQQQGRDGEQILVKDPEVMRHMVLNRLARL; encoded by the coding sequence ATGTCGGTATATACCTCTTTGAGTTTAAAACAAGTTCAAGATTTTGCTTCAGCTTTTTCTTTAGATGTGCTTGAGCTTATCCCTATTCAAGGCGGGATTCAAAATACCAATTATTTTTTACGTTGTGCCGATGCAGACTATGTACTAACTTTATTTGAAGACATGAGCGCAGAGCAAGCGGCTGAAATCATTCCAGCTTTAGACCAATTGGTGGCACAGGGTGTGGCAGTACCGGCACCTTTAAAGATCAATGGTCAGGCTTTGCATGTGCTGGCAGATAAACCTGCACAAATTACACCGCGTGTCTTGGGCGAACATCCAGAAACAACCACTGTGGCACAAGTGCGTGCCATCGCTCAAGCACAAGCTCGGATGCATTTGGCATTAAAAGATTTCCCATTGACACGTCAGTTTAACCGCAACCATGACTATTGGTATGCTGTGGCAAAGCAATTACAGCCACAAATGTCTACCGAAGACGCTGCTTTGTTGCAACAACTGATAGAACGCTTTGCTGAAATACGCCAACAATACCCAGATCGTCCACGTGGTCTCATTCATTCTGATTTGTTCCGAGATAATACTTTATTTATCGGCGATGATTTGCAAGGAATCTTAGACTTTTATGAGATGAACCATGATGAGCTGCTCTTTGATGTGGCAATTAGCATCAATGATTTTTGTAGTGATTATCCGGATGTGAGCTTAAATGATGAGAAGGCTGCTGCATTTCTTGAGGCTTATCAACAATTACGTCCATTTACTGCAGATGAGCAAGCTTGCCTAGATAGCTATTTGGCAGCCATGGCGGGTCGTTTCTGGCTATTACGTTTAAGCGTGGTTTTGAAAAATCAGCAACAGGGTCGTGATGGTGAGCAAATCTTGGTCAAAGATCCAGAAGTTATGCGACACATGGTATTAAACCGTTTAGCACGACTGTGA
- a CDS encoding DUF1294 domain-containing protein produces the protein MRDQGRLIEWFDEQGYGFIQPNDAKKAKVFLHIKDFSKAGPRPIIGCALDYRVTVDGQGRYRATDVVYLKARQVRAQAAEQVVQHGTATKTALQPMQYLIAGYLIVLAILSVLGYLPSLTWIWLMLVNVLCYWCYALDKEAAKTQKRRIPEQNLHILAVLGGWPAAWLAQQRLRHKTQKQPFQKIYRFSILFNVLLLLWLLSPLNVF, from the coding sequence ATGCGTGATCAAGGGCGTTTAATCGAATGGTTTGATGAGCAGGGATACGGTTTTATTCAACCGAATGATGCCAAGAAAGCAAAAGTTTTTCTACATATTAAAGATTTTAGTAAAGCTGGACCGCGTCCGATTATCGGTTGTGCCTTAGATTATCGCGTTACAGTAGATGGTCAAGGACGTTATCGCGCGACGGATGTGGTGTATTTAAAGGCGCGACAAGTTCGTGCTCAGGCAGCAGAGCAGGTGGTACAGCACGGTACTGCTACGAAAACGGCATTACAACCGATGCAATATCTGATCGCGGGCTACTTGATTGTTTTAGCTATTTTATCTGTGTTGGGGTATTTGCCGAGCTTAACTTGGATTTGGCTGATGTTGGTGAATGTCTTGTGTTATTGGTGCTATGCCCTTGATAAAGAAGCGGCTAAAACACAGAAGCGTCGGATTCCAGAACAAAATTTGCATATTTTAGCGGTATTGGGCGGATGGCCTGCTGCATGGCTGGCACAGCAACGGCTCAGGCATAAAACACAAAAACAGCCGTTTCAAAAAATTTATCGTTTCAGCATTCTGTTTAATGTGTTATTGCTACTTTGGTTGTTGTCACCGCTCAATGTTTTTTAA
- the hisA gene encoding 1-(5-phosphoribosyl)-5-[(5-phosphoribosylamino)methylideneamino]imidazole-4-carboxamide isomerase, producing the protein MLIIPAIDLKDGQCVRLKQGRMEDDTVFSDNPVATAQHWVAEGARRLHLVDLNGAFAGTPIHKPVVEAISQALPELPIQIGGGIRSLETIEHYLDAGVSYVIIGTKAVQDPDFVSEACRQFAGHIIVGIDAMNGMVATDGWANVTDVKATDLAKRFADAGVSSVVYTDIARDGMMQGVNIEQTVQLAEYSGLPVIASGGVTNLDDVRKLKGQPGILGAITGRAIYEGTLKLSEAQQLLDQ; encoded by the coding sequence ATGTGTCCGTTTAAAACAAGGCCGTATGGAAGATGATACGGTATTTTCTGATAACCCAGTTGCCACTGCACAACATTGGGTCGCAGAAGGTGCTCGTCGCTTACACCTTGTTGATCTCAATGGTGCATTCGCTGGTACGCCAATCCACAAACCCGTGGTGGAAGCAATTAGCCAAGCACTGCCAGAACTCCCTATTCAAATTGGGGGCGGTATTCGTTCTTTAGAAACCATCGAACATTATCTAGATGCAGGTGTGTCTTATGTGATCATTGGCACCAAAGCGGTACAAGACCCAGACTTTGTCAGTGAGGCATGCCGTCAATTTGCAGGACATATTATTGTTGGCATCGATGCGATGAATGGTATGGTGGCAACCGATGGTTGGGCCAATGTAACTGACGTTAAAGCAACAGATTTAGCCAAACGTTTTGCCGATGCAGGTGTGTCGAGTGTGGTATATACCGATATTGCCCGTGACGGTATGATGCAAGGGGTTAATATTGAACAAACGGTACAATTAGCAGAATATTCCGGTCTACCCGTGATTGCGTCTGGTGGTGTCACCAATTTAGATGATGTCCGCAAGCTCAAAGGGCAACCGGGTATCTTAGGTGCTATCACAGGTCGCGCTATCTATGAAGGCACCTTAAAACTCAGCGAAGCACAGCAACTGCTAGACCAATAA